A part of Xenopus tropicalis strain Nigerian chromosome 4, UCB_Xtro_10.0, whole genome shotgun sequence genomic DNA contains:
- the LOC101731880 gene encoding TRIO and F-actin-binding protein-like has protein sequence MKGHRLSIVHGSTDLAFVPPLYFDVLATSDSCDSSSPLCIVAPQCELYTTLGEEHVKHSWQESFSVTQVTCKDSRDGFSSSSWGLSSVYEEVAEIFESEGEMHLAAYHGDPPKKSQQRSSTSMPPKRSVSPAPSNHRSIPPGRQNERSVSQVRLNQRSTSPRRLNERSVSPVRVNQRSTSPGRPNQRSVSPARLSQRNSSPERPHVRRSASPIRTHERSSSAVKTQKRSASPVRPMDRSTSPERHQYDGPSPLKAPQKSTSQLKSQQWIGTPLISQQRNSSAIKLQQSQASPVNSHRRSDSPGRCSQRSTSPLGSRHRSTTPTRSYQRSTSPVASQHNRSSTNTLHQRSTSPVRPLQRNKSPERNMSISEQRGTSYGGQALNSSRRPSVSNAVKKESHSRTVQNAPNLGVSRRLTSSTSSLDSDGGSRGSSNRIPYTALADIPPAKRLGPGFKKSKAPNNQTRSPGRAEVERIFGQDRRTAEALEAFQALEAGLIERLPDKNPSLQRRLTRRQSTPCLYPEESVLMRQELRSRRASLHPPPRTDRDCYSSPGRWSRDSSPHRTGSQVNDCPARKRDTHWGMRFIK, from the exons ATGAAGGGCCACAGGTTGTCTATTGTGCAT GGCTCCACAGACTTGGCATTTGTTCCTCCTCTGTATTTTGATGTTCTTGCTACATCTGACTCCTGTGACTCCAGCAGCCCTCTTTGTATTGTCGCTCCTCAGTGTGAGTTGTATACAACACTAGGAGAAGAGCATGTCAAGCACAG TTGGCAGGAATCATTTTCCGTTACCCAGGTGACCTGTAAAGACTCGAGGGATGGATTCAGTTCTTCG AGTTGGGGACTAAGTAGTGTTTACGAAGAGGTTGCTGAGATTTTTGAATCAGAGGGTGAAATGCACTTAGCGGCATACCATGgggacccccccaaaaaatcccaGCAAAGGAGCTCTACCTCCATGCCACCAAAGAGGAGTGTCTCTCCCGCACCATCAAACCACAGAAGTATTCCTCCTGGGAGGCAAAATGAAAGGAGTGTCTCTCAGGTGAGACTAAATCAGAGAAGTACCTCTCCTAGAAGATTAAACGAGAGGAGTGTCTCTCCTGTGAGAGTAAATCAGAGAAGTACCTCTCCTGGAAGGCCAAACCAAAGGAGTGTATCTCCTGCAAGACTAAGTCAGAGAAATTCTTCTCCTGAAAGGCCACATGTGAGGAGGAGTGCCTCCCCTATAAGAACACATGAAAGAAGTAGCTCAgcagtaaaaacccaaaaaagaaGTGCTTCCCCTGTAAGGCCTATGGACCGGAGCACCTCCCCAGAAAGACATCAGTATGATGGCCCATCACCTTTGAAAGCACCCCAGAAGAGCACATCTCAATTAAAATCTCAGCAGTGGATTGGAACCCCATTAATATCTCAGCAGAGAAATTCCTCCGCTATAAAACTTCAACAGAGCCAAGCCTCGCCAGTAAATTCCCACAGGAGGAGTGACTCCCCGGGAAGATGCAGTCAGAGAAGCACCTCTCCTTTGGGATCCCGGCATAGAAGCACAACTCCCACAAGATCATACCAGAGAAGTACATCCCCTGTTGCATCTCAGCATAACAGATCATCCACCAATACTCTCCACCAAAGAAGCACCTCTCCTGTAAGACCCCTGCAGCGAAACAAATCTCCTGAGAGAAACATGTCCATATCAGAACAAAGGGGTACTTCTTATGGTGGACAGGCACTCAACTCTTCTAGAAGGCCTTCAGTTTCAAACGCAG TTAAAAAAGAGTCTCACTCCCGTACAGTTCAGAACGCACCAAACCTTGGGGTGAGTCGGCGACTTACATCATCCACAAGCTCCCTAGACTCTGATGGTGGCTCCCGAGGCTCTAGTAACCGTATACCATACACCGCTTTGGCAGATATACCACCAGCCAAACGTCTAGGGCCTGGTTTTAAAAAGAGCAAAGCTCCGAATAACCAAACACGTAGCCCTGGAAGAGCTGAGGTGGAGAGAATATTTGGGCAAGACAGAAG AACAGCAGAGGCGCTTGAAGCTTTTCAGGCCCTAGAGGCTGGATTAATTGAGAGACTGCCAGATAAGAACCCATCCTTGCAGAGGAGGCTCACAAGAAGGCAATCTACTCCCTGTTTGTACCCAGAG GAGTCAGTGCTTATGCGCCAAGAACTGAGGTCGCGGAGAGCAAGTCTACACCCACCGCCAAGAACAGACAGG GATTGTTATAGCAGCCCGGGCAGATGGAGCCGGGACTCCTCACCTCATCGTACAGGGAGCCAGGTAAATGACTGCCCAGCTAGAAAGAGAGACACTCATTGGGGGATGAGGTTCATTAAGTAA